DNA from Chloracidobacterium sp.:
AAGAACTCAAAATCGATCACAAAGTTGATCGTATGTGTCGGCGAAGCGTCACCATCAGATCTGAAAAAGGGCATCGAACGCGGTCGTGCTATCGGTGAATCGATGAATTTCACGCGTGACCTCGCAAACGAACCTCCGAACATCCTTCATCCGACCGAAATGGCGAAACGAGCCGCGGCAATGGCGAAGCAGGTTGGCCTCAAATGCGAAATACTTGACGAGGCCAAAATGAAAAAGCTGGGGATGGGTTCTCTTCTTAGCGTCTCGCTTGGTTCCGAGCAGCCTGCCAAGTTAATCGTCTTGCGATATGTTCCGGCCCGATCAACATCAAAAAAGGGTGAACTGCTTGCATTGGTCGGAAAGGGCATTACCTTCGACACGGGCGGAATTTCTCTAAAACCGGGCGAAGGTATGGATGCGATGAAATACGACATGTCGGGCGGGGCCACCGTACTCGGCACGATGCGAGCGATCGCTTTACTCAAACCGAGCGTACCAGTTTTGGGGATCGTCGCAGCGGTTGAGAACATGCCCGATGGACGTGCTTCGCGGCCAAGCGACGTTGTCACGGCGTCGAACGGCAAGACGATCGAGATCTTGAACACCGACGCTGAAGGTCGTCTTATCCTCGCCGATGCAGTCGCCTATGCCGAAAAGCTTGGGGCAACGCGGATAGTCGATATGGCCACCCTAACCGGTGCCGTCATTATCGCCCTTGGCGATCAGAACACGGGCATAATGGGTAATGACCAGGGTCTAATTGACAAGTTGATCTCGTGCGGATCGGAAGTTGGCGAAGGATTCTGGCAGTTGCCGCTAAGCCCAGAATATAGCAAGCAGATCCGCTCGGACATAGCCGATATCAAAAACATCGGGCCGCGCGGAAAAGCCGGTACCATCATGGGAGCCGTTTTCATCCAGGAATTCGTCGATAAGGCGAAGTGGGCACACCTGGACATCGCTGGAACCGCATGGTCTGACAGTGCTAAGCCCCACCAGGCAAAGGGCCCGACGGGCGTCGCAGTTCGAACCCTTTTGAAGTTCGTCGAGGCATCGCAGTAGCCACATCCACTGCCACGTTGGGCAAAAGCCGGTCGCAGTAATTGCGGCCGGCTTTTATTGTGACTTTGCTGCTGATCTGCGGTATCATTTCGGGTCGGTTGTTGTGGCTCTGCCCTCTTGACCATGCGAGCTTCCATTCAACACCCTATGCAAAGAAACATCGCTAATTTGTTGATTGCAGGAGCCCTGCTTCTGATCGTAACGGCTTGTTTTTGCCGTTCCGATCGCGATCAACAATCGACCGATGGTGACGAGCCTGAATTGAAACCCGTCGAATCCTCACCGGTAACCAACCGCGAACTGCAGCCTCCCCAATTGCGACAGGATGCCGGCGACTTCATCGTCCTGCAAAGTAAAGAATCCGTCTCACGGTACCGTGCGATCGAGCAACATGTTCAATCGAACAAAATGCTTGAAAAGGCGGCAGAGGATCTCAACCGCGCCCTCATTCTGCCGCACGATATAAAGCTCAGGGCCAGGGACTGTGACGAATCGAACGCGTTTTATGATTCTGAAAGTCGCACGGTAACACTTTGTTACGAATTGATGGAACGGTTTTACAAGACGTTTCGTAATGCTGGAGCGAATGACGAGAAGGCAAAAGAAAGAATGTTCGATGCAACTCGATTTGTCTTTCTTCACGAGATCGGTCACGCACTTATCGACGCATACAAACTACCGATAACCGGGAACGAAGAAGACTCGGCTGACCGTCTTTCGAGTTTTGTAAATCTCACCGAACTGGGCGATGATGGTGTCCGTGCCGTCTTTGCGGCAGCCGATGCTTTTGCAATAGAATCAAAGCAGCGTCAACCGGGTAAACGCCAACTTGCCGACGAGCACTTGTTGCAGGAACAACGATTCTACAATTCGCTTTGTATGATCTATGGTTCCGATCCTGTTAAACACGCGAAAATATTGGATGCCGGCTACCTGCCGAAGGAAAGAGCCGCAAAATGCAAGAGCGAATACCAGCGAACCGTGCAAAGCTGGATTAGCCTGCTTGAGCCTTGGAGAAAAACTGTTCGAAGATAAATTACGGAGAGAATCTATGAAGCAAATCATTTCAAACCTGATAATGGGAAAAGATTCCAAGGTCAGCGGTGCGATCGCGATCGGGATCATCTCGCTGATCGTCCTTGGCTGTACGTGCGGTAAGAACCTGGATCTAGGAAATATTTCGTCCGAAAGTAACTCGAGCCGAACCGCGTCAAACGATTCGACGACATCCGACACAAAGGCCGACGGCAGCCTTCCGTCTGAAAGTGTTATTCAAGCGTTGGTCCGTGAGACGACGACCGATTTCGCGAGGGCGATCGACACCGGAGATTTTTCGAGCATTTACGAGAAATCTTCAAGCGATTTTCAGTCGACCTACACCGAAGATCAGATGAAGGATGCCTTCAAGACGTTCACCAATCAAAAGAGCCGCGTTGTCCCGATCCTCGAACGTGCCTCCGGTATGACGTCTGAATTCTCGCCGGCCCCATACGTCCGAACCGAAAAGGGACTCAGCATTTTGGTTATCAACGGAAAGTACCCGACGAAACCGATCCCGGTGCGGACCGAATACGAATATGTTTTTCGCGGCGGCGAATGGAAAATGTTGAAGCTCATCGTTAAGATAACGAATTAGATCGCTAGTGGATGACAGTTGTTGAAAGGCATCGATCTATGATCGGTGCCTTTTTGCATTTTCAACCGGCTAACGATAAACTCTTGATTTTCAACAGCCATTTCGTTATGAAGATCCACGAATATCAGGGCAAAGCCCTACTCAAAGACTATGGTGTTCCGGTACCGCGAGGCATCGTTGCCCGAACTCCGGAAGAAGCCGAAGCTGCCGCGAAGGAACTCGGCACTGACATCGTTGTCGTTAAAGCCCAGATCCACGCCGGCGGCCGCGGCAAGGGCGGCGGCGTAAAGCTGGCAAGATCGCCTCAGGAAGCTAAGCAGATCGCGTCAGAAATGATAGGAATGCAGCTCGTCACCCATCAAACGGGCCCTGAAGGCCGCGAGGTCAAGACGCTGCTAATCGAGGAAGGCCTTCCGATCGACAGAGAATTTTACCTTGGCATCACGCTCGACCGAGTCACCGGACGTAACACATTCATGGCATCGTCCGCCGGCGGTATGGACATCGAAAAGGTCGCCGAAGAGACGCCAGAACTTATCCTAAAGGAGACGATCGATCCATCGGTCGGGATGCGTGCATTTCAAGCCCGCAAGTTGGCTTTCGGACTCGGAATTCCTGCCGATCTTGTGAATCAGGCTGCGAAATTCATGCTTTCGCTATATGAAGCTTACGAGAAGATGGATGCTTCAATAGTTGAGATCAACCCATTTCTGTTGACCAAGGATAATCGGCTCATCGCTTTGGACGCAAAGGTCAATTTTGACGATAACGCGATGTTCCGTCATAAGGAATACGCCGAACTTCGCGACCTTGACGAAGAGGAGCCGCTCGAGATCGAGGCTTCCAAGCACGACCTCAATTACATCAAGCTCGACGGCAACATCGGCTGTATGGTCAATGGTGCCGGCCTTGCAATGGCAACAATGGACATCATCAAGCTCGCCGGCGGCGAACCTGCGAACTTTCTCGATGTCGGCGGCGGTGCATCGCAAGAGCGTGTCGAACAGGCATTTAAGATCCTCCTCGCTGACCCTAACGTCAAGGCTGTCTTGATCAACATCTTCGGGGGTATCGTGCGATGCGATATGGTTGCCAGCGGGGTTGTCGCCGCGGCAAAGAACCTCGGTATTTCGATCCCGATCGTCGCTAGACTCGAAGGCACCAATGTAGAAGCCGGTCGCGAGATCCTTGCTAATTCGGGTATTGGTATCATTCCCGCCGAAGGCATGAACGACGCCGCTGAAAAGGTCGTCGCTGCCGCCGCCTAACCTCAGAGTGCGCGATTCATCGCGCACTCGCGACTTTCTCCCCAAAGCAACCATTTCCCGGCCTCTTGTCATCTCTAACAATAGTCTCGACCACACTTAGAACGATAAGGACAAAAGAATGAATAAGATAGGGATATTTCTCCTGACGGTATCGGTGTGCGTACATACCACATATTCCCAACCAGCACGATCTGCTCGGCAGGCCCCTGTTGCCGGCATTGCCGCCGCTGATTCCGCAACATTGCCCATCCGCCGCGTGATCTTGTATTCGAACGGCGTCGCCTATATCGAACGGCGAGGCGTCATTTCAGGCAATGCGGAAGTGAACCTTTCGTTCAAGCAATCGCAAGTCGATGATGTGCTGAAATCCATGGTAGTGCTCGACCTTGGACAGGGCAAGATCGGTGCGGTTTCGTACAATTCTTCGGCTCCTGCATCGGCCCGAACAGCCGAGATACCGTTCAGCATTGATTCCGAATCCAGACAGGATGAGGATTCGCCGGGCGGACTAGCCGGCGTACTGTCACAGCTTCAGGGTGCGAAGGTCATCGTGACATCCGCTAGAGGCACTGCTGCGGGTTCGATCCTGACCGTCGAAAAACGCAATACCGAAGTAAGGACCCGAGAAGGCAGCGGACCAAACACGATTAACGAATTCAGCTACTCCCTCGTTCTGGCATCCGAATCCGGAGACATCACCGCATTCGATCTTGCCGAGATCCGCGGCGTCAAGTTGCTGGAAGAAGCGACCCGGAAGGACATTAGCGAATTTGCCAATGCAACTGCATCGACCCGACGGCGCGACGCAAAAACGATCACAATAACCTCCGACGGCACAGGCCGGCGTGAAATGATCGTCAGCTATACCGTTGCCGCACCGATCTGGAAAACGACATACCGCGTAGTCCTTGGTGATGACGGCAAGCCTTTTTTCCAGGGTTGGGCGATAGTGGACAACGTAAGCGACGAAAACTGGACGAATGTCCAGCTTTCTCTGGTTTCCGGTTCACCTGTCTCCTTTATCCAAAATCTCCAGAAGCCGCTTTACCGCTATCGGCCGATCATTCCTATCCCTGATGACCTCAATCTCGACCCGCAGATATACGACGCCGAGACCGGTGTTGGATATGGTGCGGGCTCAGGATCAGGCTCTGGTTCCGTCTCTGGTGATGGTTACGGCTCCGGGACGGCGAATTCGGTGGTCAACGTCACGGCAACCCAGAATATGTTGTCGCTCTTGCCCGGAGCGTCTACGTCCGTTAGCGATGCGCTGATCAGCGAACGAAGCGGTGTTCAAACGGCTGCGACCGGTAACGAGCTCGGCGATCTGTTCGAATATCGCATCGATACGCCAGTCACGGTCGAACGAAACCGTTCGGCTCTGATACCGATCGTTCAGACGCGAATGGAGGGCGAGCGAATCTCGATCTATAACGAGGGTGCCCGGAAAGATCGTCCGATGGGCGGGATGATGTTGAGCAACACGACCCCTCTCACCTTTGAGGGCGGCAGCCTGACCGTACTTGATCGCGATGCATATGCGGGTGAGGCCCTGATGGAACGTCTTAAGCCCAAGGAACGCCGCCTCATCTCGTTCGCGCTCGACCTTGGGACCCGCGTAACGACAAAAACTGAGACCGATCTACGTCCGGTTCAGCTCATAAAAGTAGTCGATGGCGTATTCCAGGCACATTATTTTCGTCAAGATGCCAAGACCTATTCGATCTCGAACCAAACGGACAGGACCAAAACGATCTACGTCGAGCATCCGGTCAGGAATAAGTGGGGGCTCGCCGAAGGGTCTGCAACGCCCGAGACCATTACGGATCGATATTACCGTTTCCGTGTTGAACTTAAGCCATTCGAAACCGTATTGCTTCCTGTCGTAGAGCAGCAGGGACAGATGGACGCCTACAGGCTCTCGAGTTTTTCCCGTGACCAGCTTGACCTTTTCGTTACCCGCAGATACATCGACGAGCCGACACGGCAACGGCTTGAACGGCTGATCGAATTGCGATCTCAGGTCAATCAATTAAATGTGAAGTTGGCGGCCCTCGAGACTGACGAGCGTCGCATCGCGGACGATCAAAAACGGCTGCGTGAGAACATCGAGGCATTGGCCAAGACACCCGAGGCAAAGACACTGATCTCTCGCTACATCGCGAAGGCTAACGAACAGGAATCGCGGCTTGAGCAGATCGAAAATGAACGTAAAGAGATGCTCGCTGAGAAAGATCGGCTTGAACGCGACCTCGCAGCCGAGATCAGGAATTTTGAGGTAAAATAACTCCTTAGAACTTGATGAAGATCCGCCGGCGATAAAGCAGCCACATCAAAAGGAGCCAGCATAGGATGAATCCTATCGCGTAGGCAAGCGAAGCGTTGATCGGCTCTGCCCAGGTCAGAAACAGATTACTAAAAACCCATTGCTGGAGCGAGACGGTCTTGTCGTCGCCCGTCGGGATCCGGATCATGCCCATGACACGCGCCATGATACCCGAGAATACGAAAAGGGCGAGGGCATTGACGCCGAAGATAACAAACGGCTTTGCCCAGCGTTTGTAACCCTTGATGTCGATCAAGTAATAGCAGAAACCAAGCGTCAACAAAGCTAACCCCGACGTATAAACCACATACGAACTCGTCCAGAGCGATTTGTTAAGTGGGAAAACCAAGCTCCAGGACCACCCGATCGCCAGCAGGACAGTCCCTGCAAAAAATAATCCAACCGCGATGTCAGTCTTTGTTCTGTTTGGCCCTATATTTAGACCATCAGCAAGGATCTTCTCGTCAACCGACGGCGTCGAATCCCCGGTTTCTATAAATCGAGAACTTTTCGCCGACGCTAACCACGTACCGGTCAACACACCAGTGAGTGTGGTGACGATCGCAGGGATCGTCGAGAGAATGCCCTCCGGATCAAAAACCTTAGCCGAACGCCACATATGTGCTTCCGTCAATATCGCACGGTCAAGCCAGGCAGCGAGGTTGCAGGCCTTATCATCTATCGAGGTGACGTCGCAACCTGGAACCGGCACGGCGGTCATAACCAGCCAGTAGATCAGCAAAAGAGCGACACCGATGACCGTCTGCTGCTTCCAGGTGGTATGGAGGTAGATTAGTGACACGACCAGATAACAAACCGCGATCCGCTGCAATACACCCGGGATCCGCATCTGACCGACGTTGTAAGGGACGATCGTATATCCGCCGATATAATGACCAAGCACGATCATCGCCCAAAGCCCGATGAGTCCGAATGCGATCTTGAATTTTCGGAGAAACAGGAAATAAAGCGATGAGATTATCGAAAGACATGCGATCCACTTCAGCGGCCACGGGATCGTCGTCTCGCCCATCACGAAGAACGGTACGGCAGACATCGCAAGGCCGGTAGCAAAGATCGCGGCCGCACGTGAAAAGATCTTCGTATAAACGGCCCGGGTGATCCCTTCGGTGACGCGTTTGCTCAGTGCCAACGGTATAGCAACGCCGACGATGAACAAGAAGAACGGAAAGACGTAATCGGTCGGTGTAACGCCATGCCATTCCGCATGCTTGAGCGGCCCGTAGATGGCCGACCACGTTCCGGGATTATTAACAAGCACCATGCCGGCGATCGTCATACCGCGAAAAACATCGAGCGAGATCAGCCGATCCTGTATTGGGGTTTCCGCCATCGATTTTGCGCAAGGACTGCTAGTTTCTAACACAAAACGATGTGTCAGGTCTATCGGCGCTCACGGAGTTACGGTCTAGAGGATCCACAAGGGGTAGGACATAATCGACGTTTTGTCACCAACCGAGTCTTTTTCGTGTACCGGTAATGTGAGCGGTGTGGTGACGGGAATGCCATGCGTAAAGCCCAAGTACGTGATCAAGCTTCCAGTTCCCTGTTTCGGGATGAATGAACTCACGTTCGTAGTCGGCATCGCTCATGTTTCGCAGAAGCTCGACCCAACGGCTGTGAACGCCACGGATGATCTCGAGCGAATCGTCGATCGGCATTTGGCTGTCAGCAAGCTCAGCCCATCGTTCTTCGTAGTAAGGGCGGATCGTCGGCGGTGCGTCCTCGGTCAACGCCAGCTTAAAGCGGCAAAACGAATTGATATGACTGTCTGCGATGTGATGAACGGTCTGCCTCAACGTCCATCCGCCGTCGCGATACGCCGTGTTAAGTTGTTCGACGCTTAGGCCGTCGACCGCGGTGGTGATATTCGCCGGCAGATTGGCGATCGTATTGATATTCTCGGGCCGCGAACCGTAGGCGGCAAGTTCAAATTTTCCGATCGGATAACGAAGGTCTTGTTCCATAATGAGCCTTGATCTGCCCGGCTGGCGCTTTTCGCAAGACAGCTAGCCGATGTAAATGTCTTCAAATCTCGTGAATTGTTTTAGAAACGCCATTTTGATAGTGTCGGTCGGACCGTTGCGTTGTTTCGCGATAATTATTTCAGCGACGTTCTTTTGATCATCAGGTATATCGTCGATGTTCTTAGCGTAATAGTCCTGCCGGTAAATAAAGGCTACGACGTCAGCGTCCTGTTCGATGCTTCCTGATTCTCGAAGGTCAGACATCATCGGTTTTGGCGGGTTTCGGGCCTCAGGTGCCCGCGACAGTTGTGAAAGGGCCAGCACCGGAGCGTTAAATTCCTTTGCCAGAGACTTAAGGTCGCGCGATATCTGAGAGACCTCCTGCTGCCGATTCTCGTTGCGACGTGTTCCTCCGCCCATCAACTGCAGATAATCTACAACTATCAGGTCGAGTTTCTTCTGCTCTGCCGCAAGCCGTCGAAGCTTTGCACGCATTTCAAGAACAGAAATTCCCGGCGTATCGTCAATAAAGAGCGACGTTTCCGAAAGCTGCGCAATGGCCTCAGCAAGCCGCCCCCAGTCTTTGGTCGACAGCATTCCCAATCGAAGATTGCGGGCGTCGACTGACGCCTGCGAACTCAGCATTCGCATTACGAGTTGTTCTTTCGACATCTCGAGCGAAAAGACCGCAACAACCGCATTCTCATTAACTGCGGCACGCTGAGCGATGTTGAGGCACAACGCGGTCTTTCCCATCGATGGCCTTGCTGCGACTATGATCAGATCGGCCGGCTGAAGTCCCGACGTAATATTATCAAGATCGCGAAATCCGGTGGCCAGGCCGGTAAGTGCATGCGATTCGCGGCTTGCAAACTCCTGGATCTTTGTAAATACGTTCTCAGCGATCGGCCTGATCCCGCTAAATCCCTGTCGGTCTTTGGCCTCGGCAAGGGCAAAGATCGCCTGCTCGGCATGATCGAGGACGATCTCAGCGTCTTCTTCCTCCTCGAGAGCCTCGCTTGTGATCTGGTTACAGGTTCTGACCAGATTTCGCATCGTTGACTTTGCCTTGACGACCCTAATGTATTCGGAAAGGTCCGAAAAGTGAGGCAAGCCATATGTGAGATTGGCGATCGCGGCAATGCCGCCGATAGATTCTACCGATCCGTCTTTCTTGAACTCTTCACCGATGAGTATCGGGTCGATCCGCTTCGATGCGTCAAAGAGCGCGACCATCGCGTCATAGATCCTGCGGTGAAGCGGCGAATAGAAATCCTCGGGTTTCAGATGTTCGACGGTTTGTGTGATCAGAGAGTTATCGAGCAGGATCGCACCAAGTATGGCACGTTCGCTTTCTTCGCTGCTGGGTAACGGACGCTCCAAAAATTGCTCGCGTCGGGTTTCTGGATATGCTGCCATTTTCTGTTTGATCCTTGTTTCAGGTCGGGTCGCGTTCTTCGATCATGTGTGAGAACTTCGAAACGAATCGGTACGTTCTGCTCGACCTTCTGACGGAATGTAGTATCAAATGATACACAGCACGCTCGACCGGCTCAAAGACGAAAATGCAGATTTTTTATTGGTGTTTTTCGCTATTTTCGCATCAAAAAAGACCGCAATCGGTTATCCCGAATGCGGTCAACACTTTGCACAAATGCAAAAATTATTCCGTCGCTGCGGCGTCAGTCGCTTCGCCGCCGCCTGCCATTTCGACGTCAGATTCGGCCACTTCGGCCTTTGCCTTTCGGGCTTTCTTTTCAGGTTTCGCGTCGACCGTCTCGCCACCCTCTGCCGATACAGTAACAGGCACTTCGAGAGTCACCTCGCGATGCAGTTTTACTTTCACTGTGTATTCGCCTGTTTCCTTTATCGCCTCACGAAGTGCGATCCGACGACGGTCTATCTCATAGCCTTTGGCCTGGATCGCTTCGGCAATATCCATCGATGTCACCGAGCCGAAAAGCGTCCCGCCTTCGCCGGCTTTTCGCTCGAATGCAAGCGAGATCGAGCTCATTTGCTCTTTTTGGGCCTCAGCGGTTGAACGTTCTTCGGCTGCCTTCTTAAGAAGCGCCGCGCGTTCCTGTTCGATCTGTTTTACGTTGCCTTTGGTCGCCAGCGTTGCGAGGCCTTGCGGAAGCAGGTAGTTGCGGGCATACCCGGCTCTTACCTTTACTATCTCGCCGCGGCCGCCCAGGCTCTCGATATCATCTCTCAATAAGATTGTTGTATTTGCCATTTCAAAAATCCTCCCCGGGCCCTATTCCGAAACGAACGGCAACATAGCCATTGTTCGAGCA
Protein-coding regions in this window:
- a CDS encoding leucyl aminopeptidase, with protein sequence MEVQGISGNFSAAGVDTLAVVVFKGEKASSSEMKELDKLTNGQITAVLNSEEIKGDVGDVAFLRFAPKGTVKASGLLLVGVGEKKDYKASGVATASGTATRYLRSRNAKSFAFMPRAEGNATEMVQNAVQGFITSQFELDKYKTKDKNSKSITKLIVCVGEASPSDLKKGIERGRAIGESMNFTRDLANEPPNILHPTEMAKRAAAMAKQVGLKCEILDEAKMKKLGMGSLLSVSLGSEQPAKLIVLRYVPARSTSKKGELLALVGKGITFDTGGISLKPGEGMDAMKYDMSGGATVLGTMRAIALLKPSVPVLGIVAAVENMPDGRASRPSDVVTASNGKTIEILNTDAEGRLILADAVAYAEKLGATRIVDMATLTGAVIIALGDQNTGIMGNDQGLIDKLISCGSEVGEGFWQLPLSPEYSKQIRSDIADIKNIGPRGKAGTIMGAVFIQEFVDKAKWAHLDIAGTAWSDSAKPHQAKGPTGVAVRTLLKFVEASQ
- the sucC gene encoding ADP-forming succinate--CoA ligase subunit beta, producing MKIHEYQGKALLKDYGVPVPRGIVARTPEEAEAAAKELGTDIVVVKAQIHAGGRGKGGGVKLARSPQEAKQIASEMIGMQLVTHQTGPEGREVKTLLIEEGLPIDREFYLGITLDRVTGRNTFMASSAGGMDIEKVAEETPELILKETIDPSVGMRAFQARKLAFGLGIPADLVNQAAKFMLSLYEAYEKMDASIVEINPFLLTKDNRLIALDAKVNFDDNAMFRHKEYAELRDLDEEEPLEIEASKHDLNYIKLDGNIGCMVNGAGLAMATMDIIKLAGGEPANFLDVGGGASQERVEQAFKILLADPNVKAVLINIFGGIVRCDMVASGVVAAAKNLGISIPIVARLEGTNVEAGREILANSGIGIIPAEGMNDAAEKVVAAAA
- a CDS encoding DUF5009 domain-containing protein encodes the protein MAETPIQDRLISLDVFRGMTIAGMVLVNNPGTWSAIYGPLKHAEWHGVTPTDYVFPFFLFIVGVAIPLALSKRVTEGITRAVYTKIFSRAAAIFATGLAMSAVPFFVMGETTIPWPLKWIACLSIISSLYFLFLRKFKIAFGLIGLWAMIVLGHYIGGYTIVPYNVGQMRIPGVLQRIAVCYLVVSLIYLHTTWKQQTVIGVALLLIYWLVMTAVPVPGCDVTSIDDKACNLAAWLDRAILTEAHMWRSAKVFDPEGILSTIPAIVTTLTGVLTGTWLASAKSSRFIETGDSTPSVDEKILADGLNIGPNRTKTDIAVGLFFAGTVLLAIGWSWSLVFPLNKSLWTSSYVVYTSGLALLTLGFCYYLIDIKGYKRWAKPFVIFGVNALALFVFSGIMARVMGMIRIPTGDDKTVSLQQWVFSNLFLTWAEPINASLAYAIGFILCWLLLMWLLYRRRIFIKF
- a CDS encoding putative metal-dependent hydrolase, whose product is MEQDLRYPIGKFELAAYGSRPENINTIANLPANITTAVDGLSVEQLNTAYRDGGWTLRQTVHHIADSHINSFCRFKLALTEDAPPTIRPYYEERWAELADSQMPIDDSLEIIRGVHSRWVELLRNMSDADYEREFIHPETGNWKLDHVLGLYAWHSRHHTAHITGTRKRLGW
- the dnaB gene encoding replicative DNA helicase, producing MAAYPETRREQFLERPLPSSEESERAILGAILLDNSLITQTVEHLKPEDFYSPLHRRIYDAMVALFDASKRIDPILIGEEFKKDGSVESIGGIAAIANLTYGLPHFSDLSEYIRVVKAKSTMRNLVRTCNQITSEALEEEEDAEIVLDHAEQAIFALAEAKDRQGFSGIRPIAENVFTKIQEFASRESHALTGLATGFRDLDNITSGLQPADLIIVAARPSMGKTALCLNIAQRAAVNENAVVAVFSLEMSKEQLVMRMLSSQASVDARNLRLGMLSTKDWGRLAEAIAQLSETSLFIDDTPGISVLEMRAKLRRLAAEQKKLDLIVVDYLQLMGGGTRRNENRQQEVSQISRDLKSLAKEFNAPVLALSQLSRAPEARNPPKPMMSDLRESGSIEQDADVVAFIYRQDYYAKNIDDIPDDQKNVAEIIIAKQRNGPTDTIKMAFLKQFTRFEDIYIG
- a CDS encoding 50S ribosomal protein L9; this translates as MANTTILLRDDIESLGGRGEIVKVRAGYARNYLLPQGLATLATKGNVKQIEQERAALLKKAAEERSTAEAQKEQMSSISLAFERKAGEGGTLFGSVTSMDIAEAIQAKGYEIDRRRIALREAIKETGEYTVKVKLHREVTLEVPVTVSAEGGETVDAKPEKKARKAKAEVAESDVEMAGGGEATDAAATE